The Ruania alba genome has a window encoding:
- a CDS encoding extracellular solute-binding protein, whose protein sequence is MTSSSRTSISRRTLLQTAAAGAGGLALAGCGSGTSSGSSGDSLSLMLFGPTEEFLTWLRETVLTPFTEEHGIDVEVRQSDWGSGFQKLLTATASGSLADVTMLGQVMTPALASKNAFLPIDEYLADWPEKDAIYPDMLADGTYDGVSYAVPVYADVRAPFYRTDLLDQVGASIPTTWDEYRAVAEALDAESGGPLEFPTFWSQDNAVGMMQAWSQLLYQAGGAFFSDDGASTLASAEGHAALEYLVGYFDSGLSDPHLVYQGTGARPTIAGTAGMVFGSQTQLRNAAEFAPEVRDHLVAGPPLGGTATSEPTTIAWINKLAISATTDQPDAAWALVSTLASKDNAERYAEFFGGLPARSDLTDAAYLEDSEPELIAALADARALPTSPNLLEIQQEINTALQAAIRQERSVEETLQQLDATIDGINAD, encoded by the coding sequence ATGACCTCCTCATCACGCACATCCATCAGCCGGCGTACCCTGCTGCAGACGGCTGCGGCCGGCGCCGGCGGCCTCGCCCTCGCTGGGTGTGGCAGCGGCACATCATCCGGCTCGAGCGGCGACTCGCTCTCGCTCATGCTGTTCGGACCCACCGAGGAATTTCTCACCTGGTTGCGAGAGACCGTTCTCACGCCGTTCACCGAGGAGCACGGGATCGACGTGGAAGTTCGCCAGTCCGACTGGGGCTCAGGATTCCAGAAGCTGCTCACCGCGACCGCGAGCGGGTCCCTCGCGGACGTCACGATGCTCGGGCAGGTGATGACGCCCGCACTCGCCTCCAAGAACGCCTTCCTCCCGATCGACGAATACCTCGCCGACTGGCCAGAGAAGGACGCCATCTATCCCGACATGCTTGCCGACGGCACCTACGACGGTGTCAGCTACGCCGTTCCCGTGTACGCCGACGTGCGCGCACCGTTCTACCGCACCGACCTGCTCGACCAGGTCGGTGCCTCCATCCCGACGACCTGGGACGAGTACCGCGCCGTCGCCGAAGCACTGGACGCCGAGTCCGGTGGCCCTCTGGAGTTCCCGACGTTCTGGAGCCAGGACAACGCGGTAGGGATGATGCAGGCGTGGAGTCAGCTGCTGTACCAGGCCGGCGGGGCGTTCTTCTCCGACGACGGCGCTTCCACCCTCGCCAGCGCCGAAGGCCACGCCGCGCTCGAGTATCTCGTCGGCTACTTCGACTCTGGCCTCTCCGACCCGCATCTGGTGTACCAAGGCACCGGCGCACGCCCCACGATCGCGGGTACAGCAGGGATGGTCTTCGGCAGTCAGACGCAACTGCGCAACGCCGCTGAGTTCGCACCGGAGGTCCGGGACCATCTGGTCGCCGGCCCTCCGCTAGGCGGCACGGCGACAAGTGAGCCCACCACGATCGCGTGGATCAACAAGCTGGCGATCTCCGCGACCACGGACCAGCCGGACGCCGCCTGGGCGCTGGTGTCCACGCTCGCTTCCAAGGATAATGCCGAGCGCTACGCCGAGTTCTTCGGCGGGCTGCCGGCCCGGTCCGATCTCACCGATGCGGCCTACCTCGAGGACTCCGAGCCCGAGCTGATCGCCGCCCTCGCCGACGCACGGGCGCTGCCGACGTCCCCGAACCTGCTGGAGATCCAGCAGGAGATCAACACAGCGCTCCAGGCGGCGATCCGGCAGGAACGGTCTGTCGAGGAGACCCTCCAGCAGCTCGACGCGACGATCGACGGCATCAATGCTGACTGA
- a CDS encoding DUF3099 domain-containing protein, translated as MSEVHAITSAGRPQSVQSHDRIVRYLITMGIRTACFAGAFFIDGWIRWVCLAAAGILPIVAVMLVNAGERRTEPDTMIDQVPIEPDHQVGARVIEADEVRQ; from the coding sequence GTGTCCGAAGTTCATGCGATCACCAGCGCCGGACGCCCACAGAGTGTTCAGTCCCACGACCGGATCGTGCGGTACCTGATCACCATGGGCATCCGGACGGCATGCTTCGCGGGCGCGTTCTTCATCGACGGCTGGATCCGCTGGGTGTGCCTCGCCGCGGCCGGTATCCTGCCGATCGTCGCCGTCATGCTGGTCAACGCCGGAGAGCGTCGCACAGAGCCGGACACCATGATCGACCAGGTCCCGATCGAGCCCGACCACCAGGTCGGTGCCCGGGTGATAGAGGCGGACGAGGTGCGTCAGTGA
- a CDS encoding SURF1 family protein → MTEPSPAVGSRYAFLRSRRWAGIGAVTLVVCLACTLLGHWQLTRYQGKADAAALVTANYEAAPVPLSELLPTADAPWDDDLTWRRVQVSGTYLTPSVLLPQRPIEGSPADHVLGIFVADSGDPEQPWLLAIDRGWYRTDAFGDHAAERELPDGNVTLTVRLRGAEPASDRELAAGSVRAIHPGQVLEEAAPGAAVAGSIVSGTYGVLAEESPTTARPPAPLPRPSVDVGNHLSYAFQWWVFAIGSLVGFVVLARREAAALADGASARRPDAVGNRDTPRRPRRPSAEEEEDAMIDAQLAAMRPPDSSDGAQASETSSR, encoded by the coding sequence ATGACCGAACCGTCACCAGCGGTCGGTTCCCGGTACGCCTTCCTCCGATCACGCCGGTGGGCGGGCATCGGGGCGGTCACGCTGGTGGTGTGCCTGGCGTGCACCCTCCTGGGGCACTGGCAGCTGACCCGCTACCAGGGCAAGGCCGACGCTGCCGCGCTGGTCACCGCGAACTACGAAGCCGCGCCGGTGCCGCTGTCCGAACTGCTCCCGACGGCGGACGCCCCCTGGGACGACGACCTCACCTGGCGCCGGGTGCAGGTGAGCGGGACCTATCTGACGCCGTCGGTGCTGCTCCCCCAGCGCCCGATCGAGGGATCACCGGCCGACCACGTGCTGGGGATCTTTGTCGCTGACTCGGGCGATCCGGAGCAACCGTGGCTGTTGGCGATCGATCGTGGGTGGTATCGCACCGACGCGTTCGGCGATCATGCGGCTGAGCGCGAGTTACCGGACGGGAACGTCACCCTCACCGTCCGCCTGCGCGGGGCCGAACCTGCCTCTGACCGTGAGCTGGCTGCCGGGTCGGTGCGCGCGATCCACCCCGGTCAGGTGCTCGAGGAGGCGGCGCCAGGAGCGGCCGTCGCCGGATCGATCGTCTCCGGCACCTACGGTGTGCTGGCCGAGGAGAGCCCGACGACGGCCCGTCCCCCGGCACCGCTGCCGCGCCCGTCCGTGGACGTCGGCAACCATCTCTCCTACGCCTTCCAGTGGTGGGTCTTCGCGATCGGTTCACTGGTCGGATTCGTCGTGCTCGCCCGCCGGGAGGCGGCTGCACTGGCTGACGGTGCCTCGGCGAGGCGACCGGACGCCGTCGGGAATCGTGACACGCCCCGCCGGCCTCGGCGGCCCAGCGCGGAGGAGGAAGAGGACGCGATGATCGACGCCCAGCTGGCAGCGATGCGCCCGCCGGACTCCTCGGACGGTGCTCAGGCGAGCGAGACCAGCTCGAGGTAG
- a CDS encoding GyrI-like domain-containing protein, whose product MKIDLKKTIPSYSARHGQFSLMQVPPLQYLMLDGQGDPNTSVDYSDAVSSLYPVAYVVKFLSKTELDRDYVVPPLEALWWADDMTAFTTERDKSRWHWTVMIGLPDWLDAEHVETARERVRHKGGAPVLDHVRLETLEEGLSVQTLHVGSYDDEAPVLAAMHTEFIPAQGLRRTGRHHEIYLSDPRRMPAERLRTILRQPVERDSA is encoded by the coding sequence ATGAAGATCGACCTCAAGAAGACGATCCCCTCCTACTCCGCCCGGCACGGCCAGTTCTCCCTGATGCAGGTGCCGCCACTGCAGTACCTGATGCTCGACGGGCAGGGCGACCCGAACACGTCGGTGGACTACTCCGACGCCGTCAGCTCGCTGTACCCGGTGGCCTACGTCGTGAAGTTCCTCAGCAAGACCGAGCTGGACCGGGACTACGTGGTACCGCCCCTGGAGGCACTCTGGTGGGCCGACGACATGACGGCGTTCACCACCGAGCGGGACAAGTCACGCTGGCACTGGACAGTGATGATCGGCCTGCCGGACTGGCTCGATGCGGAACACGTCGAGACGGCACGGGAGCGGGTGCGCCACAAGGGAGGCGCCCCCGTGTTGGACCACGTCCGCCTGGAGACCCTGGAGGAGGGGCTGAGCGTGCAGACCCTGCACGTCGGGTCCTACGACGACGAGGCGCCGGTGCTGGCCGCGATGCACACCGAGTTCATCCCCGCCCAGGGGCTGCGGAGGACCGGCAGGCACCACGAGATCTACCTCAGTGACCCGCGGCGCATGCCGGCGGAACGCTTGCGCACGATCCTGCGCCAGCCGGTGGAGCGGGATTCAGCCTGA
- a CDS encoding PadR family transcriptional regulator — protein MKLEIALLSWLLVRRMSGYDIVAWLKQEGKFIGYDRYASQVYRYLNRLHEAGLLEFEVEKRQNAPDAKVYHITDSGVQRLREWLASTYAPKGYLDDPELKFRIEVGALLDLPRALELIDQELAFRTEEIARNRGRDRSIDTTFARPEANIAALEALREEQHVHGNWRTDRYMEWMVRLRSMLDDLSDRTIAPRRE, from the coding sequence ATGAAGCTCGAGATCGCCCTGCTGAGCTGGCTGCTGGTCCGCCGGATGAGCGGCTACGACATCGTCGCCTGGCTCAAGCAGGAGGGGAAGTTCATCGGCTACGACCGGTACGCGAGCCAGGTGTACCGATATCTGAACCGACTCCACGAGGCGGGGCTGCTGGAGTTCGAGGTCGAGAAGCGACAGAACGCCCCGGATGCGAAGGTGTACCACATCACCGATTCGGGAGTGCAGCGGCTGCGGGAGTGGCTGGCGAGCACCTACGCACCGAAGGGGTACCTGGACGACCCGGAGCTGAAGTTCCGCATCGAGGTCGGCGCCTTGCTCGACCTGCCGCGGGCGCTGGAACTGATCGACCAAGAGCTTGCCTTTCGCACCGAGGAGATCGCCCGCAATCGGGGGCGCGACCGATCGATCGACACCACGTTCGCTCGCCCGGAGGCGAACATCGCTGCCCTCGAGGCGCTCCGCGAGGAGCAGCACGTACATGGCAACTGGCGAACCGACCGCTACATGGAGTGGATGGTCCGCCTGCGAAGCATGCTGGACGACCTGAGCGACAGGACGATCGCACCGAGAAGAGAGTGA
- a CDS encoding SixA phosphatase family protein: protein MSSEPKRLVLLRHAQAEHGALRDVDRALSIDGRAHARLVGERLLASTGVPDLVLCSAAVRTRQTWQLVAVGMEGAADDVEVRHLDELYGADVTDMLDVLCAAPEAATRLLVVGHEPVTSAVAHLLAGPGSEDAATHRVRTGISTAMAALLTHDGSWSSLGRRSSVLTGLVSGRENG, encoded by the coding sequence ATGAGTTCCGAGCCCAAGCGCCTGGTGCTGCTGCGGCACGCCCAGGCCGAACACGGCGCGCTCCGCGACGTCGACCGGGCGCTCAGCATCGACGGGCGCGCTCATGCACGTCTGGTGGGGGAGCGGCTACTCGCCTCGACCGGCGTGCCCGACCTGGTGCTGTGCTCGGCCGCCGTGCGCACCCGGCAGACCTGGCAGCTGGTCGCCGTCGGGATGGAGGGGGCCGCCGACGACGTCGAGGTGCGCCACCTCGACGAGCTCTACGGGGCGGACGTGACGGACATGCTCGACGTGCTCTGCGCGGCGCCCGAGGCGGCCACCCGCCTGCTGGTGGTCGGCCACGAACCGGTGACCTCCGCCGTCGCGCACCTGCTCGCCGGCCCCGGGTCCGAGGATGCTGCCACCCACCGGGTGCGCACCGGGATCTCCACCGCGATGGCGGCCCTGCTCACCCACGACGGCTCGTGGAGCAGCCTCGGCCGGCGCAGCAGCGTGCTCACCGGCCTGGTCAGCGGGCGGGAGAACGGCTGA
- a CDS encoding carbohydrate ABC transporter permease, which yields MTMKTSRRTAGIWQAVALILAALYAVPVGYIVMISLTPSGQNLGQWPTHLDLGNYADAFGSTDFVRFFGNSVAVAVVCTLTQLLLSCSAGYALALLPVRAKNTLTLLVVALLVVPPEVAMVPLFVMITRVPLLGGNDILGAGGTGMLDTLPALMLPHLVSALPIFLMRQFYAGLPTELGDAARVDGASEVHIFARIYTPLVKPAAAIVAVIAFQAAWNDFLWPLVSTTSNDMRTLQLGLTIFFQENSTQWTLLMAAVLAISIPIVIGFLLVQRFFRSGVLSGALK from the coding sequence ATGACCATGAAGACCTCACGCCGCACGGCCGGCATCTGGCAGGCCGTAGCCCTGATCCTCGCAGCCCTGTACGCGGTACCGGTCGGCTACATCGTGATGATCTCGCTGACACCGAGCGGGCAGAACCTGGGTCAGTGGCCCACGCACCTGGACCTCGGCAACTACGCCGACGCCTTCGGGAGCACCGATTTCGTGCGGTTCTTCGGCAACAGTGTGGCCGTGGCCGTGGTCTGTACGCTGACCCAGCTCCTCCTCTCCTGCTCAGCCGGGTACGCACTGGCGCTGCTCCCTGTGCGGGCCAAGAACACCCTGACCCTGCTCGTGGTCGCCTTGCTCGTCGTGCCGCCCGAGGTTGCCATGGTGCCGCTGTTCGTGATGATCACGCGGGTGCCGTTGCTCGGCGGGAACGACATTCTCGGTGCGGGGGGCACCGGCATGCTGGACACCCTGCCGGCGCTGATGCTCCCGCACCTGGTGAGCGCCCTGCCGATCTTCCTGATGCGCCAGTTCTACGCGGGTCTCCCGACCGAACTCGGGGATGCCGCCCGGGTCGATGGCGCATCGGAGGTACACATCTTCGCCCGCATCTACACACCGCTGGTCAAGCCGGCGGCCGCGATCGTCGCCGTCATCGCCTTCCAGGCGGCCTGGAACGACTTCCTCTGGCCGCTCGTATCCACCACCAGCAACGACATGCGCACCCTCCAGCTGGGACTGACGATCTTCTTCCAGGAGAACTCCACCCAGTGGACGCTACTGATGGCCGCCGTGCTGGCAATCAGCATTCCGATCGTTATCGGCTTCCTCCTGGTGCAGCGGTTCTTCCGCAGCGGTGTCCTCAGTGGAGCGCTGAAGTAG
- a CDS encoding sulfatase yields the protein MKAIVVMFDTLNRRYLPPYGCTSTYAPNFQRLAERTVTFDNCYAGSMPCMPARRELHTGRYNFLHRSWGPLEPFDDSLPELLRELGVYSHLVTDHQHYWEDGGATYHQRFSTFELFRGQEGDKWKGHVPSSTEGSPPPSAHTGAGAHQGAHDARRQDAINRQYLTDEADHPQTKVFDAGIEFIETNAAQDRWLVQIETFDPHEPFFSAKRHKEHYRRDYDGPDFDWPPYAPVSEPPEVVQHARDEYSALLTQCDESLGRVLDVMDAHNMWEDTMLIVCTDHGFLLGEHGWWGKIVQPWYDETIHTPLFVWDPRSGVRGERRSALVQTIDLPATLLDHFDGDPTPDMEGRSLADTVAADHQIRSHALFGSFGGHVNVTDGRYVYMRASVSPENAPLEEHTLMPTHMRARFAPEELLETELAAPFPFTKGVRPLRMPGTTFGNLNAYDFGTLLFDLQQDPQQLDPIVDDDIELALADAMVELMRANHAPRSQFERLGLPFTGPVTGEHLLAQRQQRLVAASIRT from the coding sequence ATGAAGGCCATCGTGGTCATGTTCGACACCCTGAACCGCCGTTACCTGCCCCCGTACGGCTGCACGTCGACATACGCGCCGAACTTCCAGCGACTGGCCGAGCGCACCGTCACCTTCGACAACTGCTATGCAGGCTCCATGCCGTGCATGCCCGCCCGTCGAGAGCTGCACACCGGTCGCTACAACTTCCTGCATCGCTCGTGGGGACCGCTGGAGCCGTTCGACGACTCATTGCCGGAGCTACTGCGCGAGCTCGGCGTCTACAGTCACCTCGTCACCGATCACCAGCACTACTGGGAGGACGGCGGGGCGACCTACCACCAGCGCTTCTCCACCTTCGAGCTCTTCCGCGGGCAGGAGGGCGACAAGTGGAAGGGCCATGTGCCGTCGTCGACAGAAGGTTCTCCCCCGCCCTCGGCGCACACTGGTGCCGGCGCGCATCAGGGAGCCCACGACGCCCGCCGGCAGGACGCGATCAACCGGCAGTACCTCACCGACGAGGCCGACCATCCGCAGACGAAGGTATTCGACGCCGGCATCGAGTTCATCGAGACCAACGCTGCTCAGGACCGGTGGCTGGTCCAGATCGAGACGTTCGACCCGCACGAACCGTTCTTCTCCGCCAAACGCCACAAGGAGCACTACCGACGCGACTACGACGGCCCCGACTTCGACTGGCCGCCCTACGCCCCGGTCTCGGAGCCGCCGGAGGTGGTCCAGCATGCCCGGGACGAGTACTCGGCTCTGCTGACCCAGTGCGACGAGTCACTCGGGCGCGTACTGGACGTCATGGACGCCCACAATATGTGGGAGGACACGATGCTCATCGTCTGCACCGACCACGGATTCCTGCTGGGTGAGCACGGATGGTGGGGCAAGATCGTCCAGCCCTGGTACGACGAGACGATCCACACACCCCTGTTCGTGTGGGATCCCCGCAGCGGTGTCCGTGGCGAGCGTCGGTCGGCACTGGTGCAGACGATCGATCTGCCCGCCACTCTTCTCGACCACTTCGACGGCGACCCGACACCGGACATGGAGGGCCGCTCCCTGGCCGACACGGTCGCGGCGGACCACCAGATCCGTTCGCACGCCCTGTTCGGCAGCTTCGGCGGGCATGTGAACGTCACCGACGGCCGGTACGTCTACATGCGCGCGTCCGTCTCTCCGGAGAATGCACCGCTGGAGGAGCACACGCTGATGCCCACCCACATGCGGGCGAGGTTCGCACCGGAGGAGCTGCTGGAGACCGAGCTGGCTGCCCCGTTCCCGTTCACGAAGGGGGTGCGACCGTTGCGTATGCCGGGCACCACGTTCGGAAACCTGAATGCCTACGACTTCGGCACGTTGCTGTTCGACCTCCAGCAGGACCCGCAGCAGCTGGACCCCATCGTCGACGACGACATCGAGCTCGCCCTCGCCGACGCGATGGTCGAGCTGATGCGAGCCAACCATGCCCCGCGGTCGCAGTTCGAACGGCTCGGACTCCCGTTCACCGGCCCGGTCACCGGTGAGCACCTCCTGGCACAGCGGCAGCAGCGGCTCGTGGCGGCAAGCATCCGCACCTGA
- the fabG gene encoding 3-oxoacyl-ACP reductase FabG — MSEQVEQQGGRTVVVTGANRGIGRAIAERFVADGYRVAGIARKDDLPDGVFFAEADMTDSASVDAAFTAIEEHQGPTEVLVANAGITKDTLLMRMSDEEFTDVVDVNLTGVFRCVRRATKGMIRKRTGRIIMISSVVGLYGSPGQVNYAATKSGLVGMARSITRELGGRGITANVVAPGFIDTAMTAELPEATQQSYLGSIPAGRFGQTQEIADAVAFLATAGYVSGAVIPVDGGLGMGH; from the coding sequence TTGAGCGAGCAGGTCGAGCAGCAGGGCGGTCGTACCGTCGTCGTCACCGGAGCGAACCGCGGTATCGGACGGGCGATCGCGGAGCGTTTCGTGGCCGACGGGTATCGGGTGGCGGGGATCGCTCGCAAGGACGATCTGCCGGACGGCGTGTTCTTCGCCGAGGCGGACATGACGGACAGCGCTTCCGTGGACGCCGCGTTCACGGCGATCGAAGAGCACCAAGGGCCCACCGAGGTGCTCGTGGCCAATGCCGGCATCACCAAGGACACGCTGCTGATGCGGATGAGCGACGAGGAGTTCACCGACGTGGTGGACGTGAACCTCACCGGAGTGTTCCGGTGCGTACGCCGCGCCACGAAGGGCATGATCCGCAAGCGCACCGGCCGGATCATCATGATCTCCTCCGTGGTGGGCCTGTACGGCTCACCCGGTCAGGTGAACTATGCGGCCACCAAGTCCGGCCTGGTCGGGATGGCCCGCTCCATCACTCGCGAGCTGGGCGGGCGCGGTATCACCGCGAACGTGGTGGCACCCGGGTTCATCGACACAGCCATGACGGCCGAGCTGCCCGAGGCCACACAGCAGAGCTACCTCGGGTCGATCCCGGCCGGCCGGTTCGGCCAGACGCAGGAGATCGCCGACGCCGTGGCCTTCCTCGCCACCGCCGGGTACGTCAGCGGGGCTGTGATCCCGGTGGACGGCGGGCTCGGGATGGGGCACTGA
- the serB gene encoding phosphoserine phosphatase SerB: MSERAPRTRRLIIVDVDSTFITSEQIDLLADRAGTGDRVAAITERAMAGELDFAASLTERVSALAGLPVSALEQVRDQVRLSAGAAELVTAAHERDWPLALVSGGFHEIVDPLAERHGITRVRANRLEVADGALTGRVTGEIVDRAAKARWLRYFADQEGIDLADTVAIGDGANDLDMLAVAGLGVAFNAKPVVAAQADRAITEGGLDRVLEWL, from the coding sequence ATGAGTGAGCGTGCCCCGCGGACCCGCCGTCTGATCATCGTCGACGTGGACTCCACGTTCATCACCAGTGAGCAGATCGACCTGCTCGCCGATCGCGCCGGGACCGGCGACCGGGTCGCCGCGATCACCGAACGTGCGATGGCCGGGGAACTGGATTTCGCCGCGTCGCTGACCGAGCGGGTCAGCGCGCTGGCCGGGTTACCTGTGAGCGCCCTGGAGCAGGTGCGTGATCAGGTGCGGCTCAGCGCCGGTGCGGCCGAGCTGGTGACGGCGGCCCACGAGCGGGACTGGCCGCTCGCCCTGGTCTCCGGCGGCTTCCACGAGATCGTCGACCCGCTGGCGGAGCGGCACGGCATCACCCGGGTGCGGGCGAACCGGCTGGAGGTGGCCGACGGCGCGCTGACCGGGCGAGTGACGGGTGAGATCGTCGACCGGGCCGCGAAGGCGCGGTGGTTGCGCTACTTCGCCGATCAGGAGGGCATCGACCTGGCCGACACGGTCGCGATCGGGGACGGCGCGAACGACCTCGACATGCTGGCAGTGGCCGGTCTCGGGGTCGCCTTCAACGCCAAGCCGGTGGTCGCGGCGCAGGCCGACCGGGCGATCACCGAGGGCGGACTGGACCGCGTGCTGGAGTGGCTCTGA
- a CDS encoding carbohydrate ABC transporter permease: protein MTTSAPSTGRVDLRSGQRRAGNLLVAPAYTGIVITALVPLLAAFALSFTSYGLLEPPQWVGLRNYRTVLGDPVYWESLRNTVSFAFGQVLIGIVVTIFVALLFNRALFGGAVMRTIVYIPQAASYVVVALMWNLLLDPAVGPINAALGALGVDHPVYFLTDSSLAMPSIIVMSLWRNLGYFMIIVLAALQSVPEELTEAAMMDGAGPVRRFFAVTLPSISKVVSFVAITWFLGALQMFTQSYVMTGGGPVNATRTLVYLMYDEAFLRLDIGTACAIAVMLFVLVVVLSVLLRVLLRTRKD, encoded by the coding sequence GTGACGACGTCCGCACCCTCGACGGGCCGGGTCGACCTCCGCAGCGGCCAGCGGCGGGCCGGCAACCTGCTGGTCGCACCGGCCTACACCGGGATCGTCATCACCGCCCTCGTCCCACTGCTCGCGGCCTTCGCGCTCAGCTTCACCAGCTACGGCCTGCTCGAACCTCCGCAGTGGGTGGGCCTTCGCAACTACCGCACCGTGCTCGGTGACCCCGTGTACTGGGAGTCGTTGCGCAACACGGTGAGCTTTGCGTTCGGTCAGGTCCTCATCGGGATCGTGGTCACCATCTTCGTGGCGCTGCTGTTCAACAGGGCCCTGTTCGGCGGGGCGGTGATGCGCACGATCGTCTACATCCCGCAGGCCGCGTCCTACGTGGTGGTGGCGCTGATGTGGAACCTGCTCCTCGATCCGGCCGTCGGACCTATCAACGCCGCACTCGGTGCGCTCGGAGTCGACCACCCCGTGTACTTCCTCACGGACAGCTCGCTCGCGATGCCGTCGATCATCGTGATGAGCCTTTGGCGCAACCTCGGCTACTTCATGATCATCGTGCTGGCCGCCCTGCAGTCCGTTCCGGAGGAGCTCACCGAGGCCGCCATGATGGACGGCGCCGGTCCGGTGCGCCGATTCTTCGCGGTGACCCTGCCCTCGATCTCCAAGGTCGTCTCGTTCGTGGCCATCACCTGGTTCCTGGGTGCGTTGCAGATGTTCACCCAGTCCTACGTGATGACCGGTGGTGGCCCTGTGAACGCTACTCGAACGCTCGTCTACCTGATGTATGACGAGGCGTTCCTCCGGCTGGACATCGGGACCGCGTGCGCGATCGCCGTCATGCTCTTCGTTCTCGTGGTGGTGCTGTCGGTGCTGCTCCGGGTGCTGTTGCGGACCAGGAAGGACTGA
- the fabI gene encoding enoyl-ACP reductase FabI, whose translation MGLLEGKTLLVTGVLMQSSIAFSVARLAQEQGATVVLSSFGRQLKLTQAIARRLPQPAPVVELDVTNEEDLAALADRVSEHVDHLDGVVHSIGFAPQSVMGGNFLAGEWKDVSTAVEVSAFSLKSLAVAAKPLLTRGSGVVGLTFDAQYAWPVYDWMGVAKAAFEATARYLARDLGPDGIRVNLVSAGPLRTTAAKSIPGFEEMEGGWPDRAPLGWDVSDAEPTARTIVALLSDWFPATTAEIVHVDGGVHAMGL comes from the coding sequence ATGGGACTGCTCGAGGGGAAGACCCTGCTCGTCACCGGCGTGCTCATGCAGAGCTCGATCGCGTTCTCGGTGGCACGCCTGGCTCAGGAACAGGGCGCCACCGTGGTGCTCTCCTCGTTCGGTCGCCAGCTCAAGCTCACCCAGGCGATCGCGCGACGCCTCCCGCAGCCCGCGCCGGTGGTCGAGCTCGACGTCACCAACGAGGAGGATCTGGCTGCCCTGGCCGATCGTGTGTCCGAGCATGTCGACCACCTCGACGGGGTGGTGCACTCGATCGGGTTCGCCCCACAGTCGGTGATGGGCGGCAACTTCCTCGCCGGTGAGTGGAAGGACGTCTCCACCGCAGTGGAGGTCTCGGCGTTCTCGCTGAAGTCCCTCGCGGTGGCGGCCAAGCCGCTGCTCACCCGTGGATCGGGCGTGGTGGGCCTGACCTTCGACGCCCAGTACGCCTGGCCGGTCTACGACTGGATGGGCGTGGCCAAGGCCGCGTTCGAGGCCACGGCCAGGTATCTGGCTCGGGACCTCGGCCCGGACGGGATCCGGGTGAACCTCGTCTCCGCCGGTCCGCTGCGTACCACCGCGGCGAAGTCGATCCCCGGCTTCGAGGAGATGGAAGGGGGCTGGCCGGACCGGGCACCGCTCGGTTGGGATGTCTCCGACGCCGAGCCCACCGCCCGTACGATCGTGGCCCTGCTCTCGGACTGGTTCCCGGCCACCACCGCGGAGATCGTGCACGTCGACGGTGGCGTGCACGCCATGGGGCTCTAG